Proteins from a single region of Strix aluco isolate bStrAlu1 chromosome 5, bStrAlu1.hap1, whole genome shotgun sequence:
- the KCNA1 gene encoding potassium voltage-gated channel subfamily A member 1 gives MTVMAGENMDETSALPGHPQDSYQPAAHDDHECCERVVINIAGLRFETQLKTLAQFPNTLLGNPKKRMRYFDPLRNEYFFDRNRPSFDAILYYYQSGGRLRRPVNVPLDMFSEEIKFYELGEEAMEKFREDEGFIKDEERPLPEGEYQRQVWLLFEYPESSGPARVIAIVSVMVILISIVIFCLETLPELKEDKEYTVHRTDNTTQVYKSNIFTDPFFVVETLCIIWFSFELVVRFFACPSKTEFFKNIMNFIDIVAIIPYFITLGTEMAEREGTQKGEQATSLAILRVIRLVRVFRIFKLSRHSKGLQILGQTLKASMRELGLLIFFLFIGVILFSSAVYFAEAEEPESHFTSIPDAFWWAVVSMTTVGYGDMYPVTIGGKIVGSLCAIAGVLTIALPVPVIVSNFNYFYHRETEGEEQAQLLHVSSPNLASDSDLSRRSSSTISKSEYMEIEEDMNNSIDNFREANLRTGNCTVANQNCVNKSKLLTDV, from the coding sequence ATGACAGTGATGGCTGGAGAGAACATGGATGAGACTTCTGCGCTACCTGGCCACCCCCAGGATAGCTACCAGCCCGCTGCCCATGATGACCATGAGTGCTGTGAGCGTGTAGTGATAAACATTGCTGGACTACGCTTTGAGACGCAGCTGAAGACCTTAGCCCAGTTCCCCAACACTCTGCTGGGGAACCCCAAGAAGCGCATGCGGTACTTTGACCCCTTGCGCAATGAGTACTTCTTTGACCGGAATCGGCCCAGCTTTGATGCCATCCTCTACTACTATCAGTCTGGGGGGCGGCTTCGCCGGCCGGTCAATGTGCCCTTGGACATGTTCTCTGAGGAGATCAAATTTTATGAGCTGGGTGAGGAGGCCATGGAGAAGTTCCGGGAAGATGAAGGATTCATCAAAGATGAGGAGAGACCCTTGCCGGAGGGGGAGTACCAGCGCCAAGTATGGCTCCTCTTTGAATACCCAGAGAGCTCTGGGCCTGCAAGGGTCATTGCAATAGTCTCTGTCATGGTGATCCTCATCTCCATCGTGATCTTCTGCCTAGAGACATTACCCGAGCTGAAGGAGGACAAGGAGTACACAGTGCATCGCACTGACAACACCACCCAGGTCTACAAATCCAACATCTTCACAGATCCCTTCTTTGTTGTGGAGACCCTGTGCATCATCTGGTTCTCCTTTGAGCTGGTGGTGCGCTTCTTTGCTTGCCCCAGCAAGACTGAATTCTTCAAGAATATCATGAACTTCATTGACATTGTGGCCATCATCCCTTACTTCATCACCCTGGGCACCGAGATGGCCGAGCGGGAGGGGACTCAGAAAGGAGAGCAGGCCACCTCCTTGGCCATCCTGAGAGTCATCAGACTGGTAAGAGTCTTTCGAATCTTCAAACTCTCCCGGCACTCTAAGGGCCTCCAGATTTTGGGACAGACCCTCAAAGCAAGTATGAGAGAGCTAGGTTTACtaatcttcttcctcttcattggGGTGATCTTGTTCTCTAGTGCGGTATATTTTGCTGAGGCTGAAGAACCTGAGTCTCATTTCACAAGTATCCCTGATGCTTTCTGGTGGGCGGTGGTATCCATGACCACTGTGGGCTATGGTGACATGTACCCTGTGACAATTGGAGGCAAAATCGTAGGCTCCTTGTGTGCCATCGCTGGTGTGCTGACAATTGCCCTGCCTGTACCTGTCATCGTGTCCAACTTCAACTACTTCTACCACCGAGAAACAGAAGGGGAAGAACAGGCTCAGTTACTTCACGTTAGCTCCCCTAATTTAGCATCTGACAGTGATCTCAGTCGCCGCAGCTCCTCCACAATCAGCAAATCTGAGTACATGGAAATCGAAGAGGATATGAATAATAGCATAGACAATTTTAGAGAGGCTAATCTCAGAACTGGCAACTGCACTGTAGCCAACCAAAACTGCGTTAATAAAAGCAAGCTGCTGACTGATgtgtaa